A segment of the Thermothelomyces thermophilus ATCC 42464 chromosome 7, complete sequence genome:
CTGTACCAATTCGCTAGCCAAGGCCTGGCCGGTGCTGCGAGACGAGATGATGCCGTGTGGATAAGGTCCGTCTTTTGCTCTACTATCAAAGGATAACATGCCATCTGAGGGgttttcgactcgtagactGCGTGACCTCTGCACAGGCAAGATGTGCCCGATTATTTCCCCCACTTTTCCGAGCTACGGACCTCGATGTACGGACTACTGTACGCAGTACTTGCCTTCGGTGTTAGAGATGTTTTTAATGCCCGTGGCGCGGGGCTGACGAAGGAATTCGGGGAATTTACTCGGTAGCGAGGACGATGATAAGCTGACGAGGCTGATAAACGCCCGCCCCACATTTAGTTCCCCGGAGCGGTCTTGCCTGGCAAAATTTGAGCGCACCTCGCATCGCGCGGAGCGTGCACCACCTGTTGCCGGGCCGAATGAATTTCTCGCGTCGACGTCGTCTCTAGCTAGTTGGAGGAGGAGCTCCCTTACTACCCTAGCAGTCATCGCTGTGGCCTGATTGCCAGACTCTCGGTTGAGATCGGGTCTTTGCGCAAATGTGAGTTTTCGGCTGTTGTGAGCTTGCGAGGTCGGAGGTTGACGGGGCGCTAATTTCTCTGCTCAGACTTGGGAAAGGATTCTTGTCCCTCTGTGTGCATCCCCCCGGCGATACTACACAAGGAGGGGGAGAGACGCAGCCGAGGTTTCAATAGTCTCATCTTGCTCGATTTGCAATTTGCACACGCGCGTGCCAACCTACCCGCCTCCGAAGCCCAACTCCCTGAGTCTCTCGGGGACAATTCAGGCCCGACTGATACGATCAGCACCGAGCCAGGCACCCTCTCTCCCCACAAGGCACCAGGGTAACAACATCAAGaaggaagaaagaaaaaaaaggaggaggaacaagaaaaagcTAGGGGAACAATGTCCTACTTCCGCATAACCCTCCACCGCTCCGCCATCGGCCTGCCCAAGCGCACGCGCGGCGTGCTCGCCGCCCTGGGCCTGCACCGCCGGGGCCAGATCGTGTTTCACCCGGTCAGCGCCCAGTTCGCGGGCATGATCATGAAGGTCAAGGAGCTGGTCAAGGTCGAGGAGGTCGACCGGGCGCTGAGCAAGCGCGAGGTGCACGAGCAGCGGCGGCCGGACCCCGGCTTCTGGGTCGAGAGCGTCGGCGCCTtccagcgccagcgccagctgctcgagggcagcagcgccgaggagggcgaggTCAGGttatgaggaggaggagtcaGGAGTTAGGATTAGGTAGGGGGAGCGTGACTGATCTTGTCGCTTTTTGTTTTGAGTGCCGGATGGGGCTGGGGTGATGGCCTAcaaggagagagagagggaggagggagggagagaaaGTCCGCGGCACCAGCGAGAGGGATGGATCCTTGCTCCCCAGGAAAGGAAAAAGGGGGATTGAGCGCGGGATGGTGGTTGATAATAGAGGGGAAGCAGGTGTCACAGTTGCTAGACGTGCCAGATATTTTGGCCTTGTACTTCTGTAGAATATTGTATGATGCAAACAGCGTTCAAGTTGATTGACAAACCAAGGCGCGTGTTGCGAGAGTCATCGTGCAAACAGTCACGGCACACACAAGTTACCAGGTGTTTTATATACCACTCATTGAGTTGCCCAGAGATGATTCCCGATTCCGCTCCCACATTACCGACCTGGATAGAGAAAAAGAGAACCTATGTATACTGAATACAAGCCCTTCATCGTGACCAAACCACATCGCACATCTGTCCCGCCAGCACTTTCGCTCTGTGCCTCAAATCAGATAGACACAGCCAGTCGACAGCCTGACGAGGGGCAGACACACCAACTCCAGCAGATTCTGCCCGTTTCCCGGCGACAGAGACAGAAGCGCGGCCTAGCTGCGCCGACGCACCAGACAAAAAGCCCAATGGTAGACTCCTCCGCCATGGAGTCGCAGACGCTCTGTGTGCGAAGCTCGGGGAACAAATACATCTCCGATCGTCGACCAACGTGGGACTCCCGGATCCCCAGAGAGACTCCTCCCGTGTGCGGCTCCCTCACGATGGCATAAGAATTGACCGACTGGGGTTATGTTCCCTGACAGATCGAGCAATCAAAGGCACGTGGGGATGTATGCCCAAATTGAAAGAACGATCCAGAGCCAGTGGCGATGCCAGGATCGAAGCATCACTCCCGCGCCGTCCTGCCAAAGAGGGATGAGAGAGACAGAACAGACTGATAGACGGACGATACATTCCTCCGTCCGTTATCCACTCAAAATTGATGTGTCGTCTAGACACTGCGGGCCTGCTCTATGTACTCGGCGCCGGGCGTCTCGTACTGGCTTACAAAGTACTTTGTAACATGGCGCGAGAACCAGTTGGTGAATTTGATGAGCTCCTCGCGAAGACGGTTGACGGACTGCTGGTCCATGTTCGTCTGAGCAATGAGCTCGGGGAGGGAAACTACGGGCCCAGAGCCGGTCAGTCATTGCTCGTTTCCTATGTTTGAGTGGGTGGGAGAGAATAGCCGTACCGAGAAGACGGGAGAGGTGCTCGGCACCGTACGTGTCGACGGCGCTCTTGTGCTTGCCGTCGGGCTGGGACCAGAGCTTGTGCATCTCGTGGTACTGTGCGCGCTCGAAGCTGTAATGGGCGGTGTTAGCGTGAAGAGACGAAAAAATTAGAAAAAGAACTAAACGAGGGGACCTTACCGGTACAGCAGAATGCGACCAAGGGCCTTGTCGAAATACTCACGCAGACCGGCAACTGTCTCTTCCAAAATGTCGAGTGACGCGCTGCCCTGCTCACGATTTGGTTTCTCGTGAGCCAGGTAGTCGTCCAGAATCTCGTCGACAGGGTGCGGATGGGGAAGCGGGACGAGCTGCTGGTTCTTTGTGACGTTCTCCCAATCGTCGACAAGCATTGCCTTGAGATGGTCAGGCACCGGGATCTTGATTGACGGACGGTTGTGGAAATTGTCCTCCTGTGACTGATTAGCATTGTCCTGTCGGACGGTTCGTCAAGATGGAAATAATCAAAACAAGCACAACCGGCTCGGTCCACTTGGATCAGAGTGCAACTAGCATTTACACAAGAACATGAGAAAataaagggaaaaaaagacgaaaaaaaatataaaaaaaaaacagcTCCGTCCCGGCCATACATCATCGAGTGCCCACTTGGACGTTCTGATGACTGCCTCACCAGCGACAGAATTCCGCTTCGCTGTCGCGGA
Coding sequences within it:
- a CDS encoding uncharacterized protein (Contains conserved domains: pfam05712, MRG, It is thought that the MRG family is involved in transcriptional regulation via histone acetylation. It contains 2 chromo domains and a leucine zipper motif; smart00298, CHROMO, Chromatin organization modifier domain and pfam11717: Tudor-knot This is a novel knotted tudor domain which is required for binding to RNA.), which codes for MPPQKHHHHHHHHQQQQPPFQKDERVLCFHMDMLYEAKILDIMPAENGEGWQYKIHYKGWKSSWDDWVPQDRVRKFTEENKDLAAQLLAQYKSLQSGKSTKQSAKKGGAAARAANGSDMGSARGSEERTAGAATTSGRGPRRARDYDLEQEDNFHNRPSIKIPVPDHLKAMLVDDWENVTKNQQLVPLPHPHPVDEILDDYLAHEKPNREQGSASLDILEETVAGLREYFDKALGRILLYRFERAQYHEMHKLWSQPDGKHKSAVDTYGAEHLSRLLVSLPELIAQTNMDQQSVNRLREELIKFTNWFSRHVTKYFVSQYETPGAEYIEQARSV